ATTTTATTTTCAGTTTGGTGGAGATAAGGGGATTCGAACCCCTGACCTCATGCATGCGAGGCATGCGCTCTCCCTACTGAGCTATATCCCCATGTAACCCATATAAAAAAATGGTGGGGTTAACAGGGATCGAACCTGTGACCTCTACGATGTCAACGTAGCGCTCTGACCAGCTGAGCTATAACCCCACTTCTTGCTTTTTTATTATACAATTTTAATAAAAGGTTGTCAATATTTACGCTTTCTATATATAAGCTTTGAGCACCTTGCAATTGCCCTCTATTGTATAACTTGGAATAGAAGCAGGTATTAATACAGTTTCTCCTGCCTTTAATTCAACAGTACCTTCATAATAGTCAATTTTACAATTTCCTTCTACAGCTGTTAAAGTGTTAAATTTTCCTTCTGTATCTATTTTTACTTCTTCATTTATTTCAATTATACTTACCTGAAAATATGGAGATTTAACAACATGAGATATGCGTCCGCCTTGTATTCCTTTAAATTCAGGTATTATTTTATCTGTTTTTAAATTAAAATCTATAACATCTAATGCTTTTTCTATATGTAACTTCCTTTTCCTCCCGAATTCATCTACTCTATTGTAATCATATACTCTATAGGTGAGGTCTGAATTTTGTTGAATTTCACAAATAAGTATGCTTTCACCTATAGCATGCACCATCCCTGAAGGTATGTAAACCACATCTCCTGGCTTTACTTCTATTTCTTTTAAACATTCTTCTAATCTTTCTTCCTCCAATAGCCTTTTAAATTCTTCTTTTGTAGTTCCTTCCTTTAAACCACATACAAGTTTAGCCCCTGGTTTTGCATCTATTATATACCACATCTCTGTTTTTCCAGAATCGCCATTTTCGTATTTAAAAGCATATTCATCATCTGGATGAACTTGGACAGAAAGTTTGTCTTGTGCATCAATTATTTTGATAAGTAAAGGAAATCTCTCATAATTTACCCCTTTACCGTATATATCCTCAAAAAATTTGTAGGCTATATCACTTAGTTTTTGGCCATTAAATTCTCCACCTTCAATTACACTAACAGCTGTTCTATTGTCAGATATTGTCCACAATTCTCCAATTTTTTTACCCTCGGGAATATCAAATCCAAATTTATCTCTTAATGCAGTACCTCCCCATATTCTCTCCATAAAAATAGGCTTAAATTTTAAAGGTTTCATCAACTATCAGCTCCTTTTTCAATTATTTTAAAAGAGGATAAACAAGGTTATCCTCTTTTAAAAAATTATTCAGCTATTTCTAGTGCAATTTTCACCATGTCCATAAAAGTCTTTTGCCTTTCTTCAGCTGTCGTTGCTTCTCCGGTAACCAAGCTATCGCTCACTGTCAATATTGTAAGAGCATCTACATTGTACTTAGCAGCCAAAGTATATAGTCCTGCAGTTTCCATTTCTACTGCCAAAACACCAAACTTCGCCCATAGTTTCCAACTGTCTGGGTCATCATTATAAAAAGTATCCGTTGTAAGAATATTTCCTACTTTAGGTTGTATTCCTAACTCCATTGCTTTATCATAGGCTTTTTTCAATAATTTAAAACTTGCTGTAGGAGCATAATCCATGCCATTAAATCTAATCTTATTTATTGCAGAGTCTGTTGAAGAGCTCATGGCAATTACTATATCTCTGAGTTTGATATCTGGCTGCAAAGAACCACAAGTACCTATTCTTATAAGATTTTTCACGTTGTAACTGGTTATAAGCTCATTTACATAAATAGATAAAGAAGGTACTCCCATGCCTGTCCCTTGAACTGACACTCTTTTCCCTTTATAATATCCTGTAAAACCATACATTCCTCTAACTTCATTGTAACATTTTACATCTTCAAGAAAATTTTCTGCTATGTATTTAGCCCTTAAAGGATCTCCTGGCAATAACACTGTTTGAGCGATTTCGTTTTCTTTAGCCCCAATATGTATGCTCATCTGAATCTCTCCTTCTATAATAGTTTTGCCCATATATAATATTAGCAAAAAACAGCTTTTAAATCAAACAAAAATTTATGGACCAAACAATTTTTTAATTTTGTATAAATAAAAAATAAAAAATACCACAAAATCATGGTATTTTAAATGCATGTGAGCAAGTCTATAAGCCGAGTTCTGTCGAGGATGGCCATCTATCTAGGGGGTCAGTTGCCTGACACCTCTAGCGGCATAACCCGAGGGAAACGGCGGGCCACCTACTCCCTCCTATTCGCCTTGCTCCAGGTGGGGTTTGCAGAGCAGACCAGTCGCCTGGTCCCTGGTGAGCTCTTACCTCACCTTTCCACCCTTACCTGGCACTAAACAAGTTGAGTGCCAGGCGGTATATCTCTGTTGCACTTTCCTTGGAGTCGCCTCCACCGGGTGTTACCCGGCACCCTGCCCTGTGGAGCTCGGACTTTCCTCGTGCGAAATCGCACGCGGCCATCCGACTTACTCACATGCGTTATTTCATATATATTTTTCTAATATCAGTCGAGTATATATTATCATATATATCTGTTTTTGTCAACCTAATTATAGATACATAAAAGGATCTTTTTGACTTTCACTAATTAATACTTCTATTTCGTGTCCCTGTTTCTGAGTTTCATCGATTATATATTCTGCAATAAACCTGACTGCAATATTCTCCGTAGCAAAATGTCCAGCATCAATTAAAGCCAATCCGAGGTGTTGGGCTTCTACTGCATCGTGATAGCCAATATCTGCTGTTATTAAAACATCCGCTCCTTTAGAAACAGCTTTGTGAATAAGACTTGCACCGCTTCCACCACATACAGCCACTTTTCTGATCTTTTTATTTAGGTCTCCTACCACTCTTAAATTATTAATTTTAAGTTTTGCTTTTACTTGTAAAGCTAATTCTTGCAAAGTAGTTTCTGAAATAATTCCAATTCTTCCAAGCCCATATTCTTCTTTAACATTTTCCAAAGAATAAATATCATAAGCAACCTCTTCATAGGGATGAACATTCAGCATTGCAGTTACCACTTTTTCTAAATATCTCTGAGGTACTATAGTTTCTATCTTTACTTCTTCTGTTTTTTCTAGTTTCCCTGTTTCACCAATGAATGGGTTTGTTCCTTCTAAAGGTCTATAAGTTCCAATGCCTCGCGCCTGAAAAGTAGCATCACTATAATTCCCAACAAAACCAGCGCCTGCACTGCACATAGCATTTCTTACCACTTCTTCATATCCTTGTGGCACATAAACTGCAATTTTTTTATATCCTTCGGAATAAGTGACATCCAAAACTTCCCTATCGTATATTCCTAAGACATTACACAAAATATCATTCACCCCATTTGGAGCTATATCAAAAGAGGTATGGGCTGCATAAAGCGAGATATCATTTTTAATAAGTTGTATTAACAATGAGCCCACTGGATTATCAGCTCTGACATTTTTTATTGGCTTAAAAATTAACGGATGATGAGTTACAATCATATCTACTTTTTTGTCAACCGCTTCTTTAATTACTTCAGAAGTAGCATCCAAAG
The sequence above is a segment of the Thermoanaerobacter ethanolicus JW 200 genome. Coding sequences within it:
- the manA gene encoding mannose-6-phosphate isomerase, class I; the protein is MKPLKFKPIFMERIWGGTALRDKFGFDIPEGKKIGELWTISDNRTAVSVIEGGEFNGQKLSDIAYKFFEDIYGKGVNYERFPLLIKIIDAQDKLSVQVHPDDEYAFKYENGDSGKTEMWYIIDAKPGAKLVCGLKEGTTKEEFKRLLEEERLEECLKEIEVKPGDVVYIPSGMVHAIGESILICEIQQNSDLTYRVYDYNRVDEFGRKRKLHIEKALDVIDFNLKTDKIIPEFKGIQGGRISHVVKSPYFQVSIIEINEEVKIDTEGKFNTLTAVEGNCKIDYYEGTVELKAGETVLIPASIPSYTIEGNCKVLKAYI
- a CDS encoding Nif3-like dinuclear metal center hexameric protein, whose product is MGLKCQVIASIMDKLAPRKFAEEWDNVGLLIGDGSKDISKVLVALDATSEVIKEAVDKKVDMIVTHHPLIFKPIKNVRADNPVGSLLIQLIKNDISLYAAHTSFDIAPNGVNDILCNVLGIYDREVLDVTYSEGYKKIAVYVPQGYEEVVRNAMCSAGAGFVGNYSDATFQARGIGTYRPLEGTNPFIGETGKLEKTEEVKIETIVPQRYLEKVVTAMLNVHPYEEVAYDIYSLENVKEEYGLGRIGIISETTLQELALQVKAKLKINNLRVVGDLNKKIRKVAVCGGSGASLIHKAVSKGADVLITADIGYHDAVEAQHLGLALIDAGHFATENIAVRFIAEYIIDETQKQGHEIEVLISESQKDPFMYL
- the deoD gene encoding purine-nucleoside phosphorylase; the encoded protein is MSIHIGAKENEIAQTVLLPGDPLRAKYIAENFLEDVKCYNEVRGMYGFTGYYKGKRVSVQGTGMGVPSLSIYVNELITSYNVKNLIRIGTCGSLQPDIKLRDIVIAMSSSTDSAINKIRFNGMDYAPTASFKLLKKAYDKAMELGIQPKVGNILTTDTFYNDDPDSWKLWAKFGVLAVEMETAGLYTLAAKYNVDALTILTVSDSLVTGEATTAEERQKTFMDMVKIALEIAE